A DNA window from Octopus sinensis unplaced genomic scaffold, ASM634580v1 Contig13757, whole genome shotgun sequence contains the following coding sequences:
- the LOC115229875 gene encoding ELAV-like protein 2, translating to MYGLPLTQVTNCRLMMDQSCGTSLCYGFISYGTQEQSQKAIDTLDGHVVDQKAIHVSFSRCQTGKTELRNLYVQNLPPSFMENNLKMLFETFGPVQSLKLLVDAHGMSKCSGMVMFYHPVCAESAIAVLNCKQVLPGTDKHIIVRYARQSSVKVTTGFLPYSHYDYFRYSPVARNVPPVQHHCVYVSNLIPGSTNLHLYQLFSRFGAIASVNSLPGNTTWASSIGFVNFVKYEEACAAVAALNMSKMGASEGKTLNVSFKSDFRRNK from the coding sequence ATGTACGGCCTCCCCCTCACTCAGGTCACCAACTGTCGACTGATGATGGACCAGTCGTGTGGCACCTCCCTCTGCTACGGATTCATTTCCTACGGCACACAGGAACAGTCCCAGAAGGCCATCGACACACTCGACGGGCATGTCGTCGACCAAAAGGCCATCCACGTCAGCTTCTCTCGCTGTCAGACGGGCAAGACTGAACTGCGGAATTTGTACGTGCAGAACCTGCCGCCCTCGTTCATGGAAAACAATTTGAAGATGCTTTTCGAGACATTCGGGCCTGTGCAGTCCCTCAAACTGTTGGTGGACGCCCACGGCATGTCCAAGTGCAGTGGAATGGTCATGTTCTACCACCCTGTGTGTGCAGAGTCGGCCATTGCCGTGCTCAACTGCAAACAAGTACTCCCAGGCACTGACAAACACATAATTGTGCGATATGCCCGACAGTCCTCCGTCAAAGTGACCACTGGCTTCCTCCCCTACTCCCACTATGACTACTTTCGGTATAGTCCTGTTGCCCGGAATGTGCCCCCTGTGCAACACCACTGTGTCTATGTGTCCAACCTAATCCCAGGATCTACTAATCTCCACTTGTACCAACTCTTTTCTCGGTTCGGGGCCATTGCCTCGGTCAATTCCCTCCCAGGCAACACCACCTGGGCGAGTAGTATTGGTTTTGTCAACTTTGTGAAATACGAGGAGGCCTGTGCTGCCGTGGCCGCCCTGAACATGTCCAAGATGGGTGCCTCAGAGGGTAAGACATTGAATGTGTCCTTCAAAAGTGATTTCCGTCGTAATAAATAG